A DNA window from Providencia huaxiensis contains the following coding sequences:
- a CDS encoding aromatic amino acid transport family protein, whose amino-acid sequence MSTIEKTVDTADKPVSKWTYKDFTWVLSLFGTAVGAGVLFLPIKAGAGGFWPLVILAIIATPMIWLAHKGLARFVLSSKNPNADITDTVEEHFGKVGANIITFAYFFAIYPIVLIYGVGITNTVDSFLVNQLEIEPLPRWLLSGVLIAAMTAGVVFGRELMLKLTSLMVYPLVFILLALSLYLIPEWNTSMLEVAPDWSAMPVVVWMAIPLIVFSFNHSPIISQFTKDQRQQFGNNAIVKTDMITGGAALMLTGFVMFFVFSVVLSLSPAELAVAKEQNISVLSHIANINPSPILSYLGPIVAFAAIVSSYFGHFLGAHEGLVGLIKSRSSFSVKKIEMASMLFIVITTWIVTIRNPSILGMIETMGAPMIAAILFILPVVSMNIVPAMKKYSTSKPAQIFTFICGLASITSVIYGAFL is encoded by the coding sequence ATGAGCACAATTGAAAAAACAGTAGATACAGCAGATAAACCTGTTAGTAAGTGGACCTATAAGGATTTTACTTGGGTACTTTCTTTATTCGGTACCGCAGTGGGGGCTGGTGTTTTATTTCTACCAATTAAAGCAGGGGCCGGGGGGTTTTGGCCATTAGTAATATTGGCAATAATTGCAACTCCAATGATTTGGTTAGCTCATAAAGGGCTAGCACGCTTTGTTTTATCTTCAAAAAATCCAAATGCTGATATTACAGATACGGTAGAAGAGCACTTTGGTAAAGTAGGCGCAAATATTATTACGTTTGCTTATTTCTTCGCTATTTACCCTATCGTATTGATTTACGGTGTAGGTATCACAAATACCGTTGATTCGTTCTTGGTAAATCAACTCGAAATAGAACCACTGCCACGATGGTTGCTGTCTGGGGTCCTGATTGCTGCAATGACTGCTGGGGTGGTGTTTGGTCGTGAGCTTATGTTAAAGCTTACTTCTCTAATGGTTTATCCTTTGGTGTTCATTTTATTAGCTTTATCATTATATTTAATTCCTGAATGGAATACGTCAATGTTAGAGGTGGCTCCTGATTGGAGTGCAATGCCTGTGGTTGTTTGGATGGCGATCCCACTAATCGTATTCTCATTTAACCATAGCCCAATCATCAGTCAATTTACTAAAGACCAACGTCAGCAGTTTGGTAATAATGCTATTGTGAAAACAGATATGATCACGGGTGGTGCTGCATTAATGCTGACAGGCTTTGTGATGTTTTTCGTTTTCTCTGTGGTGTTATCACTAAGCCCAGCAGAGCTGGCCGTTGCGAAAGAACAAAATATCAGTGTGCTATCACATATCGCGAATATCAATCCATCGCCAATCTTGTCTTATTTAGGGCCAATTGTTGCTTTTGCTGCGATTGTATCGAGTTACTTTGGTCACTTCTTAGGGGCTCACGAAGGTTTAGTTGGGTTAATTAAATCTCGTTCTTCTTTCTCTGTGAAGAAAATTGAAATGGCATCCATGTTGTTTATTGTGATTACAACCTGGATTGTGACTATTCGTAACCCAAGTATTTTAGGCATGATTGAAACGATGGGAGCACCAATGATTGCCGCTATCCTATTCATTCTACCTGTTGTGTCGATGAATATTGTTCCTGCAATGAAGAAATACAGTACGTCAAAGCCTGCCCAAATATTCACCTTTATTTGTGGGCTAGCTTCTATTACTTCAGTTATTTATGGTGCTTTTCTATAA
- a CDS encoding bifunctional O-acetylhomoserine aminocarboxypropyltransferase/cysteine synthase, whose amino-acid sequence MKLETLSIHAGYSPDPTTKSVAVPIYQTTSYAFDDTQHGADLFDLKVAGNIYTRIMNPTNDVLEQRVAALEGGVAGLAVASGMAAITYAIQTIAQAGDNIVSVAKLYGGTYNLFAHALPRLGIETRFAEHDDLAAFDALIDDKTRAIFCESISNPAGFIVDIAALAEVAHRHGIPLIVDNTVATPYLCRPFEHGADIVVHSLTKYIGGHGTSLGGMVIDSGKFPWTKYPNRFSLLIEPDVAYHGVSYTEHFGAAAFIARCRVAPLRGTGAALSPFNAFLILQGLETLALRMDRHTENALKVANYLENHPQVEWVKYAGLPSNPEHGLAQKYMNGKPASIMSFGIKGGQEAGARFIDALKLIVRLVNIGDAKSLACHPASTTHRQLNDAELAQAGVSRDMIRLSIGIEHIDDILADLEQALVAAK is encoded by the coding sequence ATGAAATTAGAAACATTATCGATTCACGCCGGTTACTCTCCTGACCCTACCACTAAGTCCGTTGCCGTGCCAATCTACCAAACCACCTCTTATGCTTTTGACGATACTCAGCACGGTGCCGATCTCTTTGATTTAAAAGTCGCGGGTAATATTTACACGCGAATTATGAACCCAACGAATGATGTTCTAGAGCAACGTGTTGCTGCGCTTGAAGGTGGTGTCGCTGGTTTAGCTGTTGCTTCCGGTATGGCGGCAATTACTTATGCGATTCAAACTATCGCACAAGCAGGGGACAACATTGTTTCTGTCGCTAAATTGTATGGTGGAACCTATAACTTATTTGCCCATGCTCTGCCGCGCTTAGGCATTGAAACACGGTTTGCGGAGCATGACGATCTCGCTGCATTTGATGCGCTGATTGATGATAAGACGCGGGCTATTTTTTGTGAGTCGATTTCAAACCCTGCGGGCTTTATTGTTGATATTGCAGCACTCGCTGAAGTTGCGCACCGCCATGGTATTCCTTTGATTGTCGATAACACGGTGGCGACACCGTATTTATGTCGTCCATTTGAACATGGCGCAGATATCGTGGTTCATTCATTGACCAAATATATCGGTGGTCACGGCACATCACTTGGTGGAATGGTTATTGATTCAGGTAAGTTCCCATGGACAAAATACCCGAATCGCTTTTCGTTATTGATAGAGCCGGATGTGGCTTATCATGGCGTCAGTTATACCGAACATTTTGGCGCAGCGGCCTTTATTGCTCGTTGCCGTGTTGCGCCATTGCGCGGAACGGGTGCTGCATTATCACCGTTTAATGCATTCCTGATTTTACAAGGTTTAGAAACCCTCGCGCTAAGAATGGATAGGCATACCGAAAATGCGCTAAAAGTGGCGAACTACCTCGAAAATCATCCACAAGTAGAGTGGGTAAAATATGCAGGGCTACCGAGTAACCCTGAACATGGTTTGGCGCAAAAATATATGAACGGTAAACCAGCCAGTATTATGTCGTTCGGTATTAAAGGTGGACAAGAAGCGGGGGCGCGCTTTATTGATGCTTTGAAACTGATTGTGCGGTTGGTGAATATTGGTGATGCTAAATCACTCGCTTGCCACCCTGCATCAACGACGCATCGTCAACTTAATGATGCAGAGTTAGCACAAGCAGGGGTTTCCCGAGACATGATCCGCTTATCAATTGGGATAGAGCATATCGATGATATTCTAGCCGACCTTGAACAAGCACTCGTCGCGGCTAAATAG
- the dcuC gene encoding anaerobic C4-dicarboxylate transporter DcuC, which yields MIELLIGVIVAIGVGRYIIKGYSATGVLMTGGILLLIITAIMGKSILPGSVPTTGWRVTDILEYIKFLLMSRGGDLGMMIMVLCGFASYMTHIGANDVVVKIASKPLKMINSPYLLMVAAYIVACLMSLAVSSATGLGVLLMATLFPVMVNVGISRGAAAAICASPAAIILAPTSGDVILAAKAAEMPLIDFAFKTTLPISIAAIVAMSIAHFFWQRYLDRKENVKTEMLDVNEIKTHAPAFYAILPFTPIIGVLVFDGKWAPELHIVTIIVGCIILAAVIEFLRSFSAKHVYGGLEVCYRGMADAFATVVMLLVAAGVFAQGLSTIGFIKGLIDLAQSFGSGAIVMMIALVVITMLAAMTTGSGNAPFYAFVELIPHLAKQMGVNPAYLVIPMLQASNLGRTLSPVSGVVVAVSGMAKISPFEVVKRTSIPVLVGLVVVVIATEILVPVYL from the coding sequence ATGATTGAGCTCTTAATCGGCGTTATTGTCGCCATTGGAGTTGGGCGTTATATCATAAAAGGATATTCCGCAACGGGTGTGCTAATGACAGGGGGTATTTTACTTCTGATCATTACTGCGATTATGGGCAAAAGTATTTTACCAGGTTCTGTTCCGACGACGGGGTGGCGCGTAACAGATATTCTGGAATACATAAAATTCCTATTAATGAGCCGAGGTGGCGACCTTGGTATGATGATCATGGTGTTATGTGGGTTTGCATCTTATATGACTCACATTGGGGCAAATGATGTTGTGGTGAAAATCGCCTCTAAGCCATTAAAAATGATCAACTCCCCCTATTTGTTGATGGTTGCCGCTTATATTGTGGCATGCTTGATGTCGTTAGCGGTTTCCTCTGCGACAGGCCTTGGTGTATTACTGATGGCGACGTTATTCCCTGTCATGGTGAATGTTGGGATCAGTCGTGGTGCAGCAGCGGCAATTTGTGCATCGCCAGCGGCAATTATTTTAGCGCCAACATCCGGTGACGTTATTTTGGCGGCAAAAGCAGCTGAAATGCCATTAATTGATTTTGCGTTTAAAACAACCTTACCGATTTCTATTGCGGCAATTGTGGCAATGTCAATTGCACACTTCTTCTGGCAACGTTATTTAGACAGAAAAGAGAACGTCAAAACAGAAATGTTAGACGTCAATGAAATCAAAACACACGCACCTGCTTTTTACGCTATCTTACCTTTTACGCCAATTATCGGTGTTTTAGTGTTTGATGGTAAATGGGCGCCTGAATTGCATATTGTAACTATTATTGTTGGCTGCATTATTTTAGCGGCAGTCATTGAGTTCTTACGCAGCTTCAGCGCTAAACACGTCTATGGTGGTTTAGAAGTTTGTTATAGAGGAATGGCCGATGCATTTGCAACGGTTGTGATGTTGTTAGTCGCCGCTGGGGTCTTTGCTCAGGGTTTAAGCACCATTGGTTTCATCAAAGGGCTAATTGACCTCGCACAATCATTTGGTTCAGGTGCAATTGTGATGATGATTGCCTTGGTCGTGATTACGATGTTAGCTGCGATGACAACGGGCTCGGGGAATGCACCGTTCTATGCGTTTGTTGAGCTAATCCCTCATTTAGCAAAACAAATGGGCGTCAATCCTGCTTATTTAGTGATCCCAATGTTGCAAGCCTCTAACTTAGGACGGACTTTATCGCCTGTATCAGGTGTGGTCGTGGCCGTATCTGGTATGGCAAAAATCTCTCCTTTTGAAGTGGTAAAAAGAACGTCAATTCCAGTATTAGTTGGATTGGTTGTGGTGGTGATTGCGACAGAAATATTAGTTCCAGTCTACCTATAA
- a CDS encoding DUF4026 domain-containing protein produces MNNKQYYLDSAAGEGEKEASMMVAVPGSELTSLLLEQRLEEQTYFTDGEIDYIPEDGGFFFSCKKDEEELRFYIALVDSDPEYTINPYFATDPISPELYAEASAAPQAVIVECLFQGQPLVNYLQQLKVIQILVPDLLLGLDISAAGKVFTREWLNFQLIDDLMPSIDSLYVVHAIYDQEDNEDKPEEERAPTMYWFHTHGLARCGLSEAEIIIPHPIASYYGIPELFWSFVNNSITHGKIVFNEPIFIGQTQAGYEYLVAVPFEEGLLHVGKSTPIDDLKPLEEMNFEFGDASSERFMGDWHDRDESHQHPSAMLFRVTQENPVLESFFEGFEDQNAMMFMRTDEETADMSRKAKLRWEYFTHMLDNYGPKPVAQKKGFFAKFLGKNEEAEDSEWRFLVKCGIGYHDAEEDFDGHEHMWFEPVSWNGDQFEGRLINHPFYVKNMQEGEVYPLTRDDITDWTIYFQDGSYTPDTIYKLLSGAQVH; encoded by the coding sequence ATGAATAATAAACAATATTACCTTGATTCCGCAGCAGGTGAGGGCGAGAAAGAAGCATCTATGATGGTTGCTGTCCCAGGCTCTGAGCTGACGTCTTTATTACTTGAGCAGCGTTTAGAAGAGCAAACGTATTTTACTGATGGTGAAATAGATTATATTCCAGAGGACGGCGGCTTTTTCTTTAGCTGCAAAAAAGATGAAGAAGAATTACGTTTTTATATCGCTTTAGTGGATAGCGACCCGGAATATACTATCAATCCTTATTTTGCCACTGACCCAATCAGCCCTGAACTGTACGCAGAGGCAAGCGCAGCCCCTCAAGCGGTGATTGTTGAGTGCTTATTTCAAGGGCAACCATTAGTTAATTACCTTCAGCAACTGAAGGTCATTCAAATCTTGGTACCCGATTTATTACTGGGCCTGGATATTTCTGCCGCAGGGAAAGTGTTTACTCGTGAGTGGCTTAATTTCCAACTCATTGATGATTTAATGCCAAGTATTGATTCTTTGTATGTTGTTCATGCCATTTATGACCAAGAAGATAATGAAGACAAGCCAGAAGAAGAGCGCGCCCCGACCATGTATTGGTTCCATACGCACGGTTTGGCTCGCTGTGGTTTATCTGAAGCGGAAATTATTATACCTCACCCGATCGCTTCTTATTATGGTATTCCCGAACTGTTTTGGAGCTTCGTAAATAACAGTATTACTCACGGAAAAATCGTGTTTAATGAACCTATTTTTATTGGTCAAACCCAAGCAGGCTATGAGTATTTAGTTGCAGTACCGTTCGAAGAAGGTCTGTTGCACGTGGGTAAATCAACGCCAATTGATGACTTGAAGCCACTTGAAGAGATGAATTTCGAGTTTGGAGATGCGTCATCAGAGCGCTTTATGGGAGATTGGCATGATAGAGATGAATCTCATCAGCACCCATCCGCGATGTTGTTCCGTGTGACACAAGAAAACCCTGTATTAGAAAGTTTCTTTGAAGGCTTTGAAGACCAAAACGCGATGATGTTTATGCGTACAGATGAAGAAACCGCTGATATGTCCCGTAAAGCCAAATTACGTTGGGAATATTTCACGCATATGTTAGATAACTACGGGCCAAAACCAGTGGCTCAGAAGAAAGGTTTCTTTGCCAAATTCCTCGGTAAAAACGAGGAAGCTGAAGATTCAGAATGGCGCTTTTTGGTGAAATGCGGTATTGGCTATCATGACGCAGAAGAAGACTTCGATGGTCATGAACATATGTGGTTTGAACCCGTTTCTTGGAATGGTGACCAGTTTGAAGGGCGTTTAATTAACCATCCTTTTTATGTGAAAAATATGCAAGAAGGGGAAGTTTATCCATTAACGCGCGACGATATTACGGATTGGACAATTTATTTCCAAGATGGCAGTTATACTCCTGATACGATATATAAGTTGTTGAGTGGTGCTCAAGTTCACTAA
- a CDS encoding MexW/MexI family multidrug efflux RND transporter permease subunit, producing MKFTDIFVRRPVLALVVSALIVLIGLFALSKLPIRQYPQLESSTITIATQYPGASAKLMQGFVTQPIAQAVSSVEGVDYLSSSSVQGSSLVTVRMELNRDSTQALAQVMAKVNQVRYKLPKEAYDPVIELSSGESTAVAYIGFSSTNLSIPALTDYISRVIEPMYSSIDGVAKVQVFGGQQLAMRLWLDADKLAGRGLTAADVAQAVRQNNYQAAPGKVKGEFVISNVYVNTDLTNVDEFRDLVIRNDGNGLVRLKDVGTIELGAASTETSGLMNGEPAIYLGLFATPTGNPLVIVDGMNQLMPDITKTLPPGVKVEMAFETSRFIKASIDQVINTLVEALLIVIAVIYLCLGSIRSVIIPILAIPLSMLGAAALMMAFGFSINLLTLLAMVLAIGLVVDDAIVVVENVHRHIEEGKSPVLAALIGAREVAGPVIAMTITLAAVYAPIGLMSGLTGALFKEFALTLAGAVIVSGIVALTLSPVMSSFMLNSKQNEGRMARMAETFFSTLAHYYTIVLNFSLKNRWLTGVIAIGVFISLPLLYQSAPRELAPVEDQSSVLTAIKSPQHANLEYVERFSRKLHDVFMELPETESTWIINGTDGPSASFGGTNLTSWEQRDRVASEIQGDLQGRVGDVEGNSIFVFQLPALPGSTGGLPIQMVLRSPQDYSVLYKTMEEIKQQARESGLFMVVDSDLDYNNPVVEIRINRSKANSLGIRMQDVGESLTLLVGENYINRFGMDGRSYDVIPQSIRSQRLTPEALSRHYVKSEAGTMIPLSTVVDINTQVEPNKLTQFNQQNAAIFQAIPAPGVTLGQAVAYLDEIANELPAGFSHDWQSDSRQYKQEGNTLAFAFMAALIIIYLVLAAQYESLVDPLIILITVPLSICGALIPLALGYATLNIYTQIGLVTLIGLISKHGILMVEFANELQTNEGLDRRHAILKAAQIRLRPILMTTAAMVIGLVPLLFATGAGANSRFGLGLVIVTGMLVGTLFTLFVLPTIYTLLARNHSATALTPRRYELAEANRLIKETEETSQ from the coding sequence ATGAAATTTACTGATATTTTTGTTCGCCGGCCTGTTCTGGCCCTCGTAGTCAGTGCGCTGATTGTGTTAATTGGTTTATTTGCGTTGAGTAAGTTGCCTATTCGCCAATATCCACAGCTAGAAAGCTCGACGATCACCATTGCTACGCAATACCCTGGCGCATCGGCTAAATTGATGCAAGGTTTTGTGACGCAACCCATCGCACAAGCGGTTTCCTCAGTGGAAGGCGTCGATTATCTGTCCTCTTCTTCAGTACAAGGAAGCAGCCTTGTCACGGTACGAATGGAACTTAACCGAGACTCAACCCAAGCCCTTGCGCAAGTCATGGCGAAGGTGAACCAAGTTCGTTATAAATTACCGAAAGAAGCTTATGACCCTGTGATTGAGCTTTCCTCTGGGGAATCCACTGCGGTTGCTTATATCGGTTTTTCCAGTACCAATTTATCCATTCCAGCCCTGACAGACTATATTTCTCGCGTTATTGAACCAATGTATTCCTCAATTGACGGTGTCGCTAAAGTTCAAGTCTTTGGTGGCCAACAGTTAGCAATGCGTTTATGGCTGGATGCTGATAAATTAGCCGGCCGGGGGCTAACTGCGGCAGATGTTGCGCAAGCGGTTCGCCAAAACAACTACCAAGCAGCTCCCGGTAAAGTCAAAGGCGAGTTCGTAATTTCTAATGTTTATGTCAATACCGACCTCACTAATGTCGATGAGTTTCGTGATTTAGTGATCCGCAATGACGGTAACGGGTTAGTACGTTTAAAAGATGTGGGAACCATTGAATTAGGAGCCGCTTCCACAGAAACCAGCGGTTTAATGAATGGTGAACCCGCAATTTACCTTGGTTTATTTGCCACACCAACCGGTAACCCACTGGTAATCGTTGACGGCATGAATCAATTAATGCCAGACATCACCAAAACATTACCTCCCGGTGTTAAAGTCGAAATGGCATTTGAAACTTCGCGCTTTATTAAAGCGTCTATTGACCAAGTTATTAACACCTTAGTTGAAGCGTTACTGATTGTTATTGCCGTTATTTACCTGTGTTTAGGGTCAATTCGCAGCGTGATCATCCCAATTTTAGCTATTCCCCTATCAATGTTAGGTGCCGCAGCCTTGATGATGGCATTTGGGTTTAGTATTAACTTACTCACGTTACTCGCCATGGTATTAGCGATTGGTCTCGTCGTCGATGATGCTATCGTGGTGGTTGAAAACGTCCATCGCCATATTGAAGAAGGGAAATCACCGGTTTTAGCGGCTTTAATTGGCGCTCGTGAAGTGGCAGGTCCCGTTATCGCTATGACGATCACCTTGGCAGCGGTATATGCCCCAATAGGGCTAATGTCTGGGTTAACGGGTGCTTTATTTAAAGAATTTGCGCTCACGTTGGCTGGTGCGGTGATTGTTTCCGGTATTGTAGCGTTAACCCTCTCCCCTGTTATGAGTTCCTTCATGTTGAACTCAAAACAGAATGAAGGACGTATGGCGCGTATGGCAGAAACTTTCTTTTCTACCTTAGCCCACTACTATACCATTGTATTGAATTTCTCTTTGAAAAACCGTTGGTTAACAGGTGTTATTGCCATTGGTGTATTCATTAGTTTACCACTGCTTTATCAATCTGCTCCTCGTGAATTAGCCCCTGTAGAAGACCAATCTAGCGTATTAACCGCTATCAAATCGCCTCAGCACGCTAACCTCGAGTACGTAGAACGTTTTTCACGTAAATTACATGATGTTTTCATGGAGTTACCGGAAACCGAGAGTACTTGGATTATTAACGGAACCGATGGCCCTTCCGCCAGCTTTGGGGGAACTAACTTGACATCATGGGAGCAACGCGACCGCGTCGCGTCTGAGATCCAAGGCGACTTACAAGGGCGTGTTGGTGATGTCGAAGGGAACAGCATTTTCGTTTTCCAATTGCCCGCATTACCTGGTTCAACCGGTGGCTTACCAATCCAAATGGTTCTCAGAAGCCCGCAGGACTATTCCGTACTCTATAAAACCATGGAAGAGATCAAGCAACAAGCACGTGAAAGTGGCCTGTTTATGGTGGTAGATAGTGATCTTGACTACAACAACCCAGTAGTAGAAATCCGCATCAACCGTTCAAAAGCGAATAGCTTAGGCATTCGTATGCAAGATGTCGGTGAATCGCTGACCTTATTAGTGGGAGAAAACTATATTAACCGCTTTGGGATGGATGGCCGTTCCTATGATGTGATCCCGCAAAGTATCCGTAGCCAACGCCTGACACCGGAAGCCCTTTCTCGCCATTATGTAAAATCGGAAGCGGGAACGATGATCCCACTCTCAACCGTGGTCGATATCAACACCCAAGTGGAGCCAAATAAACTCACACAATTTAATCAGCAAAATGCTGCCATTTTCCAAGCAATACCGGCTCCTGGCGTCACGTTAGGCCAAGCTGTTGCCTACTTAGACGAGATAGCCAATGAGCTACCCGCCGGTTTTAGCCATGACTGGCAATCAGATTCGCGCCAATATAAACAAGAAGGAAACACCCTCGCCTTTGCCTTTATGGCGGCGCTCATCATTATTTACTTAGTCTTAGCCGCACAGTATGAAAGTTTAGTCGACCCATTGATTATCTTGATTACTGTTCCACTTTCAATTTGTGGTGCGTTAATTCCATTGGCACTTGGCTATGCGACATTGAATATTTACACCCAAATCGGCTTAGTCACATTGATTGGCTTAATCAGTAAACATGGGATATTGATGGTTGAATTTGCCAATGAATTACAAACCAATGAAGGATTAGACAGGCGACATGCCATTCTCAAAGCGGCACAAATTCGTTTACGCCCAATATTAATGACAACCGCAGCAATGGTGATAGGTTTAGTTCCACTACTCTTCGCCACTGGAGCGGGAGCGAATAGCCGCTTTGGTTTAGGCTTAGTAATAGTCACCGGGATGTTAGTTGGCACACTATTTACCCTGTTTGTTTTACCGACCATTTATACCTTACTCGCCCGTAATCACAGTGCAACCGCGCTAACACCAAGGCGCTATGAGCTTGCCGAAGCGAATCGCCTAATCAAAGAAACTGAGGAGACGTCCCAATGA
- a CDS encoding regulatory protein RecX, with amino-acid sequence MNETELYQYALFMLSRRDYGKAELFARMKRRMYEKNEGIIDEPLIELVLERLSEQHFLDDDRVAGLLMQGYLRKGYGPLRIKQEMRQKGFTETIVEKHFATIDVDWFEKAALVRSKKFGDSIPKDFKEKSKQIRYLQYRGFFGDMIYELFS; translated from the coding sequence ATGAATGAAACCGAGCTTTACCAATATGCCTTGTTTATGCTTTCCCGCCGTGATTATGGGAAAGCTGAGCTATTTGCGCGTATGAAACGGCGTATGTATGAGAAAAATGAAGGTATTATTGATGAGCCTTTAATTGAATTGGTGCTTGAAAGATTAAGTGAGCAACATTTTCTTGATGACGACCGTGTCGCAGGGCTATTAATGCAAGGTTATCTGCGCAAGGGATATGGGCCATTGCGGATAAAACAAGAAATGCGACAGAAAGGTTTTACTGAAACGATTGTGGAAAAACATTTTGCCACTATAGATGTAGATTGGTTTGAAAAGGCCGCACTGGTACGCAGTAAGAAATTTGGGGATAGTATTCCTAAAGACTTTAAAGAAAAAAGTAAGCAAATTCGTTATCTGCAATATCGCGGTTTTTTTGGTGATATGATTTATGAGTTATTTAGTTAA
- the arnT gene encoding lipid IV(A) 4-amino-4-deoxy-L-arabinosyltransferase has translation MIMANNKVAYLKWCLLFGFVLVTYFLPLNGRLLWQPDELRYAEISRELIISYNWSVPELLDIRYFEKPIFGYWVGAIFQMLFGENNVSVRLGVVFSTLVSGLFVYLSAKMAWKNSRLAFNAVFIYLSMLMVFTIGTYNILDPIVTAFITMVIFFFQWGLTTKSFSHQLLAFIMMGVACGLGVLTKGFLVLVLPVLVCSVAAIYFKQFKEVFIFSFVSLFTAFVVCLPWAFVIASREPDFWNYFFWVEHIQRFMANNAQNKSPFWFYIPILLAAVLPWLGYLFGALRHAWQQKGLHIYFLLWFIVPFVFFSITKGKLLTYILPCIAPIAVLMAAYIEKILTEKKTRPIRLNALINTLIGGVIAGGIIASAYYPKLSVFQADESGKLWLAAGAFIFWLLVALVSFKQRFWYLAAMCTVAISLTVGHIIPSRIASNNTPQEVIAKYHRQLADKPILLTNNVGLGTALAWVLKRSDITMLHQTGELGYGLKYPDAANRFYSLKQLPDLLKNYHYKDVAVVVENSQRELLDALPGNPIIIREGNLVLAFYEGQ, from the coding sequence ATGATTATGGCAAACAATAAAGTTGCCTACCTAAAATGGTGTCTGTTATTTGGTTTTGTTCTAGTAACCTATTTTTTACCGTTAAACGGTAGGTTATTGTGGCAACCGGATGAACTACGGTATGCAGAAATTAGCCGGGAATTGATTATTAGTTATAATTGGAGCGTTCCTGAACTTTTAGATATCCGCTATTTTGAAAAACCTATTTTTGGTTATTGGGTCGGGGCTATTTTCCAAATGTTATTTGGTGAAAACAACGTTTCGGTTCGCCTTGGCGTGGTATTTAGCACATTAGTCAGTGGGCTATTTGTTTACCTCAGTGCCAAAATGGCTTGGAAAAACTCACGGCTCGCTTTCAATGCGGTGTTTATTTATCTTTCCATGTTGATGGTTTTTACTATCGGCACCTACAATATTCTTGACCCCATCGTGACAGCATTTATCACAATGGTAATTTTCTTTTTCCAATGGGGGTTAACAACAAAATCCTTCTCTCATCAATTGCTCGCTTTTATCATGATGGGGGTAGCTTGTGGGTTAGGGGTATTAACAAAAGGCTTTCTTGTGTTAGTGCTGCCTGTGCTTGTTTGTTCGGTTGCCGCTATTTACTTTAAGCAATTCAAAGAAGTGTTTATTTTTTCATTTGTCTCGCTATTTACTGCTTTTGTCGTGTGCTTGCCTTGGGCTTTTGTTATTGCCAGCCGTGAGCCTGATTTCTGGAATTATTTCTTCTGGGTTGAGCATATTCAACGTTTTATGGCGAATAATGCGCAAAATAAATCCCCATTTTGGTTTTATATTCCTATTTTGCTCGCCGCGGTATTACCTTGGTTAGGTTACCTTTTTGGTGCGCTACGCCATGCATGGCAACAAAAAGGGTTACATATTTATTTTCTATTGTGGTTTATTGTGCCATTTGTTTTCTTCAGTATTACTAAAGGGAAATTACTGACCTATATTTTGCCATGTATTGCACCAATTGCGGTTCTTATGGCTGCCTACATTGAAAAAATACTTACGGAGAAAAAAACACGGCCTATTCGTTTGAATGCATTGATTAACACACTGATAGGTGGCGTTATTGCTGGGGGAATTATTGCTTCTGCTTATTACCCTAAATTGAGCGTGTTTCAGGCCGATGAAAGTGGGAAGTTATGGTTAGCCGCGGGCGCGTTTATTTTTTGGTTATTGGTTGCCTTGGTCTCTTTCAAACAACGGTTTTGGTATTTAGCTGCAATGTGTACGGTGGCAATTAGTTTAACGGTGGGTCATATCATCCCATCGCGTATTGCCAGTAATAATACCCCGCAAGAGGTGATTGCGAAGTATCATCGTCAGTTAGCGGATAAACCTATACTGTTAACCAATAATGTCGGGTTAGGTACGGCATTAGCATGGGTACTTAAACGCAGTGATATTACGATGCTTCACCAAACTGGGGAGTTAGGCTACGGGTTAAAATACCCAGATGCCGCTAATCGGTTTTATAGCTTAAAACAGCTACCTGATTTATTAAAAAATTATCATTATAAAGATGTGGCGGTTGTCGTAGAAAATTCCCAACGTGAATTGTTGGACGCATTACCCGGCAACCCAATTATTATTCGGGAAGGTAATCTTGTTTTAGCCTTTTATGAAGGCCAATAG